Proteins encoded within one genomic window of Agelaius phoeniceus isolate bAgePho1 chromosome Z, bAgePho1.hap1, whole genome shotgun sequence:
- the LOC143692261 gene encoding serine/threonine-protein kinase PAK 3-like: MEGVCAAAFTAFTVAYSGYFFTHLARHISRAWRESALWSPEGTSEPPVAVCLPEEEAQGEEDAQQSVPAATAGPEHAASSSTSSVLAPAGAAAEGSEGASSPQAGKCSGSSSCIWSTSSSSGSREQLGERTEDKCLAMLKMLVSEGDPEAEYTELETIGKGGFGTVCMAVETATGEEVAIKKISLLQESSSELCLNEIQVMRGNKHANLVNYVDSYLLDEELWLVMEYMDGGSLHDVIRETRLAEGEIAAVSRECLQGLDFLHSKQVIHRDVKSHNILLGLDGSVKLADFGLAAQLTAEQSKRRSAVGTTYWMAPEIFTRKLYGPKVDIWSFGIVGIEMVEGAPPYRMKTSRTVQELISSGGRPKLQKPRQQSAWLRDFLHCCLERDEDRRWSAQELLQHPFVTSAKPTSELTPLIMATQQFMANRRY, translated from the exons ATGGAGGGAGTGTGTGCTGCAGCTTTCACGGCTTTTACCGTGGCTTATTCCGGGTACTTTTTCACCCACCTGGCAC GTCACATCAGCCGTGCCTGGAGAGAATCCGCTCTTTGG agcccagagggaACCTCGGAGCCTCCAGTGGCTGTGTGTCTTCCTGAAGAAGAGGCCCAAGGGGAGGAAGATGCCCAGCAAAGTGtacctgctgccactgcagggcctgagcaTGCAGCATCA AGCTCCACctcctctgtcctggcacctgcaggagctgcagcagaaggctCTGAAGGAGCCTCCAGTCCCCAAGCTGGCAAGTGCAGCGGGAGCAGCTCGTGCATCTGGAGCACCAGTagctcctctggcagcagagagcagctgggagagaggacAGAGGACAAGTGCCTGGCCATGCTGA agatgcTGGTGAGCGAGGGAGATCCTGAGGCTGAATACACAGAGCTGGAAACCATTGGCAAAGG gGGTTTCGGCACGGTGTGCATGGCAGTGGAGACTGCCACAGGAGAAGAG GTGGCCATAAAGAAAATTAGTCTCCTGCAAGAGAGCAGCAGCGAACTGTGCCTGAATGAAATCCAGGTCATGCGTGGCAATAAGCACGCCAACCTTGTCAACTATGTAGACAG CTACCTGCTGGACGAGGAACTCTGGCTCGTGATGGAATACATGGACGGAGGTTCCTTACACGATGTCATCAGGGAGACTCGTCTGGCAGAAGGAGAGATAGCAGCTGTCTCTCGGGAG tgcctgcaaggccTGGATTTCCTTCACTCCAAGCAAGTGATCCACCGGGACGTCAAAAGCCACAACATTCTCCTGGGTCTGGACGGATCCGTCAAGTTGG ctgattttggccttGCTGCTCAGCTGACCGCTGAGCAGAGCAAACGGAGATCAGCTGTTGGGACCACTTACTGGATGGCGCCAGAAATCTTCACCAGGAAGCTCtatggccccaaagtggacatctggtccttTGGCATTGTGGGGATCGAGATGGTGGAAGGGGCGCCTCCTTACCGGATGAAAACCTCCCGCACG GTTCAAGAGCTGATCAGCAGCGGGGGCAGGCCAAAGCTGCAGAAGCCCAGGCAGCAGTCGGCGTGGTTGCGAGActttctgcactgctgcctggagagggacgaggacaggcgctggtctgcccaggaactGCTGCAG CATCCGTTTGTAACATCAGCCAAGCCGACCTCCGAGCTGACGCCTCTGATCATGGCCACGCAGCAGTTTATGGCCAACAGGAGATACTAG